DNA from Synechococcus sp. CBW1108:
CGAGTGGGATGACATCGAGGGGGTGTGGGCGAAGGTGCACGAGGAGCTCGACGAGCTCAAAGAAGCTGTGGCCTCCGGGGATCACCGCCATGCCCAGGAGGAGCTGGGCGACCTGCTGTTCACCCTGGTGAACGTGGCTCGCTGGTGCCGGATCAACCCGGAAGAGGGCCTGGCCGGCACCAATCGGCGCTTTCTCAATCGCTTCTCCCGGGTGGAGGCCGCCCTGGGCGGCGATCTCCAGGGCCGCAGCATCGGCGAGCTCGAAGGCCTATGGCAGCAGGCCAAGGCCCAGATCCGGGCGGAGAACGGGCCGCCGGCTGGCAGCTGAGGCGGCAGGCCCGCTGCCGATCTGGTGCTTCCGGGAGGTTGTACAGATGTACATGCTCCTGTAGGCATCCACAAACAGCTCAGTCTTCCGGCAGCAGAGGACGCGACCCCCGCTGCCCCTTGATGGCGCTGCGCAGTTTCTTGGCGGCGAGGCGGCGCTCTTTTGAACCCCGGGTGGGCTTGGTGGCCCGCCGCGGCGGCGGCGGTGGTTTGATCGCCTCCTGCAGCAGCTCCACCAGGCGCCGCTGGGCCGCCACCCGGTTCTGCCACTGGGAGCGGTGCTCGCTGGCAGCGATTACCACGCACCCCTCCACTAGCCGCCCCTCCAGCCGCCGCAGGGCCCGGGCCTGGAGCAGGGGCGGCAGGGCAGCGGAAGCCTCCAGATCAAACACCAGCTCCACCCGGGAGTCGGTGGTGTTCACGTTCTGGCCCCCCGGGCCGGAGGAGCGCGAGAAGCGCCAGCGCAGCTCAGCAGCGGGGATCACCCACCGCCCACTCAGCCGCATATCGCCAGGCACCCCACCAGTCATCACCAAAGCCTGTCATGGACAGCCCAGGGGGATCGGCAACCCGTGATGCGCAAATGTGGAGAGGTGATCCTTCCCGTCCATGGCCGCGAGCAGCACCCCACCCAGCCCAGGCTGGATCGACGAGATCTTCGACGGCGTGCGCTACGGACTCGAGGGCACGGTGGTCGCCGAGGCCCAGTCACCCATCCAGCGGGTGACCATCATCGACAGCCAGCGCTACGGCAAGGGCCTGCTGCTCGATGGCTGCTGGATGACGGCCGAGCGCCAGGAGCGGCATTACCACGAGGCGATCGTGCATCCGGCCCTCTGCGGCGCGGCGAGCATCAAGCGGGTGCTGGTGATCGGCGGCGGCGATGGCGGCACCGCCCGCGAGTGCCTGCGCCACGCCGGCGTGAAGCAGCTCGACCTGGTGGAGATCGACGGCTTGGTGGTGGAGTGGAGCCAGCAGTACCTGCCCTTGATCGGCGGCGGTTGCTGGAGCGACCCCCGCTTCCAGCTGACGGTGGGCGACGGCATCGCCTGGGCCGCCAATGCGCCCGATGCCAGCTACGACGTGGTGATCGTCGATGGCTCCGACCCGGCCGGCCCGGCCGAAGGCCTGTTCAACCGGGCGTTTTTCGAGCACTGCCGCCGCATCCTGCGGCCCGGCGGCGTGTTCGCCACCCAGAGCGAATCACCCGAGGCCTTCCGCCAGGTGCACATCGACACGGTGAAGCTGATCCGCGAGGTGTTCGGCTTCGCCGACCCGATGTATGGCTGGGTGCCCATGTATCCGAGCGGCTGGTGGAGCTGGACGTTCGCCGCCACAGACGGCCGTCGCTATCTGGAGCCGGACCCCACCCGAGCCGCGGCCGTCGTCTGTGGCTCGGAGATCTGGAGTCCCCGCTGGCAGCGGGGCGGCTTCGACGCCATCCCAGCCGCGATCGAGCGGGAGCTTCAGTAGCAGCAGGTGCCGCTGGTGCGCTGCTCGCGCAGG
Protein-coding regions in this window:
- the arfB gene encoding alternative ribosome rescue aminoacyl-tRNA hydrolase ArfB is translated as MTGGVPGDMRLSGRWVIPAAELRWRFSRSSGPGGQNVNTTDSRVELVFDLEASAALPPLLQARALRRLEGRLVEGCVVIAASEHRSQWQNRVAAQRRLVELLQEAIKPPPPPRRATKPTRGSKERRLAAKKLRSAIKGQRGSRPLLPED
- the speE gene encoding polyamine aminopropyltransferase; this encodes MAASSTPPSPGWIDEIFDGVRYGLEGTVVAEAQSPIQRVTIIDSQRYGKGLLLDGCWMTAERQERHYHEAIVHPALCGAASIKRVLVIGGGDGGTARECLRHAGVKQLDLVEIDGLVVEWSQQYLPLIGGGCWSDPRFQLTVGDGIAWAANAPDASYDVVIVDGSDPAGPAEGLFNRAFFEHCRRILRPGGVFATQSESPEAFRQVHIDTVKLIREVFGFADPMYGWVPMYPSGWWSWTFAATDGRRYLEPDPTRAAAVVCGSEIWSPRWQRGGFDAIPAAIERELQ